From Musa acuminata AAA Group cultivar baxijiao chromosome BXJ3-8, Cavendish_Baxijiao_AAA, whole genome shotgun sequence, one genomic window encodes:
- the LOC135644211 gene encoding putative receptor protein kinase ZmPK1, protein MILFVLALISWTLPSPSLASRSFLSRGSSLSVEADEAFTCGFYEVGSNAFAFSICFSGSSAKTTVWIANRDRPVDGRVSTLTLRKDGSLVVTDTDDAVAWSTNTSSTPADRAELLNSGNLAVKEDRGHVLWRSFDSPTDTLLPAQPITETTSLVSAAARGSVASGYYNLYFDNDNVLKQMYNGPEISSIYWPIPDNNVWANGRTSFKSSMFGVLDAKGGIHCKRQIGFESLRYGWWDSKKINLGTMMENLRLYCLNSFDGIVISDMGSSSQALPDTRPVWWERHLPVSAIDSSVLMSSMLQHGRSKETGAKVASDT, encoded by the coding sequence ATGATTCTCTTCGTTCTCGCCCTCATTTCTTGGACCCTTCCCTCGCCATCGCTAGCCTCCCGCAGCTTTCTATCGAGAGGTTCTTCTCTTTCGGTGGAGGCAGACGAGGCTTTCACATGCGGCTTCTACGAGGTCGGCTCCAACGCCTTCGCCTTCTCCATCTGCTTCTCCGGCTCGTCGGCAAAGACCACAGTTTGGATCGCGAACCGAGACCGCCCCGTCGATGGCCGTGTCTCGACACTCACCCTGCGGAAGGATGGAAGCCTGGTGGTGACGGACACCGACGACGCGGTCGCGTGGAGCACCAACACCAGCTCGACTCCAGCCGATCGCGCAGAGCTTCTGAACTCGGGGAACCTCGCCGTGAAGGAGGACCGAGGGCACGTTCTCTGGCGGAGCTTCGACTCTCCTACCGACACTCTTCTTCCAGCGCAACCGATCACCGAGACCACCAGCTTGGTGTCTGCTGCTGCTAGAGGATCAGTGGCTTCAGGCTACTACAACCTTTACTTCGACAATGATAACGTGCTGAAGCAGATGTATAATGGCCCCGAGATCTCCAGCATATACTGGCCTATTCCTGATAACAACGTGTGGGCAAACGGTAGAACGAGCTTCAAAAGCAGCATGTTTGGCGTCTTGGATGCGAAGGGGGGAATTCACTGCAAGCGACAGATTGGTTTTGAGAGCCTCCGATATGGGTGGTGGGATTCTAAGAAGATTAACCTTGGGACTATGATGGAAAATCTGAGGTTGTACTGCCTAAATAGTTTTGACGGGATTGTGATCAGTGACATGGGAAGCTCTTCCCAAGCTCTGCCAGATACACGGCCTGTGTGGTGGGAACGCCATCTGCCTGTCTCTGCAATCGATAGTAGTGTGCTCATGTCCTCCATGTTACAACATGGCCGATCCAAAGAGACGGGAGCTAAGGTTGCAAGCGACACATAA